One segment of Trachemys scripta elegans isolate TJP31775 chromosome 1, CAS_Tse_1.0, whole genome shotgun sequence DNA contains the following:
- the CBY2 gene encoding protein chibby homolog 2 — MNHQMQRAEPDMDYIPPRVKLSDETFVFVDGKWVSETYNQPPFASQQKHYNKKMQNDWTLWEENKALWEENKALRIENKALREENKTLQCLRTQNKAIQVIYDETLQQVLQKENKPFPIFRERNIGFQVRQENKALQVVREKNMALQVRREETQAVPVFQKETQAVPVFPKETKATPIEEESKDDVPAFQEDNNPIQDESKAGSALQKKSNSIQDIWEESKAVPVQEENKASPGIQEENVALQAVQKLNQTLQALLKENQTLLEEKKAIQVLQEENKVFWEENNTMKLQLTVVKGTVSEIMARMEILQKELNALSLVQCNEMRKPDRGW; from the coding sequence ATGAATCACCAGATGCAACGGGCAGAACCAGATATGGATTACATTCCCCCACGGGTCAAGCTAAGTgatgaaacatttgtttttgtagATGGCAAATGGGTGAGTGAGACCTATAATCAGCCACCTTTTGCTTCCCAACAAAAACATTACAACAAGAAGATGCAGAATGACTGGACTCTCTGGGAGGAGAACAAAGCACTCTGGGAAGAGAACAAGGCCCTCCGGATTGAAAACAAGGCCCTCCGGGAGGAGAACAAAACTCTCCAGTGCCTCCGGACACAGAACAAAGCCATCCAGGTTATTTATGATGAGACCCTCCAGCAGGTTCTCCAGAAGGAGAACAAGCCCTTCCCAATCTTCCGAGAAAGGAACATAGGCTTCCAGGTCAGACAAGAGAACAAGGCCCTTCAGGTTGTTCGGGAAAAGAATATGGCTTTACAGGTACGCCGGGAGGAGACCCAAGCTGTCCCAGTCTTCCAGAAGGAGACCCAAGCTGTCCCAGTCTTCCCGAAGGAGACCAAAGCCACCCCAATCGAGGAGGAGAGCAAGGATGATGTCCCTGCCTTCCAGGAAGACAACAACCCAATCCAAGATGAGAGCAAggctggctcagccctccagAAAAAGAGTAATTCTATCCAGGACATCTGGGAAGAAAGCAAAGCTGTCCCAGTTCAGGAGGAGAACAAGGCTTCCCCAGGCATCCAGGAGGAAAATGTGGCTCTCCAGGCTGTCCAGAAGCTAAACCAAACCCTCCAGGCCCTGCTAAAAGAGAACCAGACTCTTCTGGAAGAGAAAAAGGCAATCCAGGTTCTTCAGGAAGAGAACAAAGTCTTCTGGGAAGAAAACAATACGATGAAGCTGCAGCTAACTGTAGTGAAAGGCACAGTGTCAGAGATTATGGCCCGGATGGAAATACTGCAAAAGGAGCTCAATGCCCTTTCTCTTGTGCAGTGTAATGAGATGAGGAAGCCAGACAGGGGCTGGTAA